Proteins encoded together in one Buchnera aphidicola (Takecallis taiwana) window:
- a CDS encoding NifU family protein has translation MIHITERAQKYLKSLLCKQDKKNNLRISIQYPGTEDAECKMSYDTYQTVLNQDIELQYDGFNIYIQKSFAPYLRDSKIDLIGNQMNQKLMLLAPNVINKAVIHNNSVQTSVEKTPIFIEVQYFIDCHINPMLSMHGGKIILVDISEEKYVMIRFVGGCNGCTMSNITLKNSIEKKILSHFPDLSGVQDITKHNRGAHSFL, from the coding sequence ATGATACATATTACTGAACGAGCACAAAAATATTTAAAATCTTTGTTGTGTAAACAAGATAAAAAAAATAACTTAAGAATTTCTATCCAATATCCCGGTACAGAAGATGCTGAATGTAAAATGTCTTATGATACATATCAAACAGTATTAAATCAAGATATTGAATTACAATATGACGGTTTTAATATTTATATTCAGAAAAGTTTTGCTCCATATCTTCGTGATTCAAAAATTGATTTAATTGGTAATCAAATGAACCAAAAATTAATGTTATTAGCCCCGAATGTAATAAATAAAGCTGTGATTCATAATAACTCTGTACAAACTAGCGTTGAAAAAACTCCTATTTTTATTGAAGTACAATATTTTATTGATTGTCATATTAATCCTATGTTAAGTATGCATGGTGGTAAAATTATTTTAGTCGATATTTCCGAAGAAAAATATGTTATGATACGTTTTGTCGGTGGTTGTAATGGTTGTACAATGTCAAATATTACCTTAAAAAATAGTATTGAAAAAAAAATTTTAAGTCATTTTCCGGATTTAAGTGGCGTACAAGATATTACTAAACATAATCGCGGTGCCCATTCATTTTTATAA
- a CDS encoding phosphopentomutase translates to MKRVFILVLDSFGVGYSCDAKKFNDIGANTFGHISEYCYFGKANDNRFGTLNIPNLMSLGLGKIYYQITGNLPLGILQPVNVISNYGFASEISTAKDTSSGHWEIAGVPVLFHWDYFVNKNNSFPEYILNQIILEFNLPGILGNCQASGVDILKDFGELHIHTKKPIFYTSSDSVFQVACHEKYFGLNNLYDLCIGIRAILNKYNLNITRVIARPFVGENACDFVRTGNRKDFSKPPHQKTILQKLIEEKNGHVIALGKIADIFDNLGITKSIHAVGLTELINNTIQQIKSAVHNTIVFVNFVDFDSIWGHRRDVSGYASGLEFFDQQLPKILHALYDEDLLIITADHGCDPTWPGTDHTREFIPIILYNKFMKNNYFGHRKTFSDIAQTIAKYFLLSSMQYGVSIL, encoded by the coding sequence ATGAAACGAGTGTTTATTTTAGTTTTAGATTCATTTGGAGTAGGCTATAGTTGTGATGCTAAGAAATTTAATGATATTGGCGCAAATACATTTGGACATATATCTGAATATTGTTATTTTGGAAAAGCTAATGATAATCGATTTGGTACGTTAAATATTCCTAATTTAATGTCTTTAGGTTTAGGTAAAATTTATTATCAGATTACAGGAAATTTACCTCTTGGTATTTTGCAACCTGTGAATGTTATTAGTAATTATGGTTTTGCTAGTGAAATTTCTACAGCAAAAGATACGTCTTCAGGACATTGGGAAATAGCAGGTGTTCCAGTATTATTTCATTGGGATTATTTTGTTAATAAAAATAATAGTTTTCCTGAATATATATTAAATCAAATAATTTTAGAATTTAATTTACCTGGTATATTAGGTAATTGTCAGGCTTCAGGAGTAGATATATTAAAAGATTTTGGTGAACTACATATTCATACCAAGAAACCAATTTTTTATACATCATCTGATTCTGTTTTTCAAGTTGCTTGTCATGAAAAATATTTTGGTTTAAATAATTTATATGATTTATGTATTGGCATTAGAGCAATTCTTAATAAATATAATTTAAATATTACCAGAGTTATTGCCCGGCCTTTTGTTGGAGAAAATGCGTGTGATTTTGTTCGTACAGGTAATAGGAAAGATTTTTCAAAACCCCCGCATCAGAAAACTATTTTACAAAAGCTAATAGAAGAAAAAAACGGTCATGTAATTGCATTAGGTAAAATTGCAGATATTTTTGACAATCTTGGTATTACTAAATCTATTCATGCAGTCGGATTAACTGAACTGATTAATAATACTATACAACAAATAAAAAGTGCTGTACATAATACTATTGTTTTTGTTAATTTTGTTGATTTTGATTCTATATGGGGACATCGAAGAGATGTGTCTGGTTATGCATCTGGTTTAGAATTTTTTGATCAACAATTACCAAAAATATTACATGCATTGTATGATGAAGATTTATTAATTATTACCGCAGATCATGGTTGTGATCCAACTTGGCCGGGTACGGATCATACTAGAGAATTTATTCCAATAATATTATATAATAAATTTATGAAAAATAATTATTTTGGTCACCGTAAAACTTTTTCTGACATTGCACAAACAATAGCAAAATATTTTTTATTATCTTCAATGCAATACGGTGTAAGTATACTATAA
- the hemW gene encoding radical SAM family heme chaperone HemW: MTDLSLYIHIPWCLKICPYCDFNTYKLKKYDSKIRYIKHLIQDLKTHSNITKQRNIKTIFIGGGTPSLLNSNMLKYLLNTIKENISYNRTIEITIEVNPETVTIEKILDYIKCGINRFSFGVQTFNPTLLKLLGRTHSPEKTICLLYEIQKYNTINFNIDLMYGIPQQTLHNCLSDLETAILINPQHISWYQLSIEKNTIFYYQQPMLPTESKIWAMYKQGNSLLIQSKYQRYEISSYSRNHNICLHNMNYWKFGDYLGIGCGAHSKITKQNGDIIRITKKKRLYEYCHKSQKYTAEIIKIPDQEKPVEYFMNVCRLLQPIKKTDFKLYTRLKLHNIQNNIQHAVFKKYILEKDKYWYITQKGRDFLNDLIMLFI, encoded by the coding sequence ATGACTGATTTAAGTTTATATATTCATATACCATGGTGCTTAAAAATATGCCCTTATTGTGATTTTAACACATACAAATTAAAAAAATATGACTCAAAAATCCGCTATATTAAACATCTAATACAGGATCTAAAAACACATAGCAATATCACTAAACAACGAAATATAAAAACTATTTTTATAGGTGGCGGGACACCCAGCCTACTTAATTCAAATATGTTAAAATATTTATTAAACACAATTAAGGAAAATATATCCTATAATCGTACTATAGAAATTACGATAGAGGTTAATCCGGAAACTGTTACAATAGAGAAAATATTAGATTATATAAAATGTGGTATTAATAGATTCTCATTCGGGGTACAAACATTTAATCCAACATTATTAAAATTATTAGGAAGAACGCATTCTCCTGAAAAAACAATATGTTTACTATATGAAATACAAAAATATAATACAATAAATTTTAATATCGATTTAATGTATGGTATACCACAACAAACATTACACAACTGTCTATCTGATCTTGAAACAGCTATACTAATTAATCCACAACATATTTCTTGGTATCAATTAAGTATAGAAAAAAATACTATTTTTTATTATCAACAGCCCATGTTACCTACAGAATCTAAAATTTGGGCCATGTATAAACAGGGTAATTCATTATTAATACAATCAAAGTATCAAAGATATGAAATATCTTCCTATTCTAGAAATCATAATATATGTTTGCATAATATGAATTATTGGAAATTTGGCGATTATCTTGGTATTGGATGTGGCGCACATAGTAAAATAACAAAACAAAATGGAGATATCATACGTATTACAAAAAAAAAAAGATTATATGAATATTGTCATAAATCTCAAAAATATACTGCAGAAATCATTAAAATTCCAGATCAAGAAAAACCAGTAGAATATTTTATGAATGTATGTCGATTACTTCAACCAATTAAAAAAACAGATTTTAAGTTATATACTCGTTTAAAATTACACAATATACAAAACAATATACAACATGCAGTGTTCAAAAAATATATTTTAGAAAAAGATAAATATTGGTATATTACACAAAAAGGAAGAGATTTTTTAAATGATTTAATTATGTTATTCATATAA
- the trmB gene encoding tRNA (guanosine(46)-N7)-methyltransferase TrmB: MKNIITNNFITPSYNKKGIFLRTVHSFKLRMRPLNEKIIYILKRYWIEFGINFQHKFIDLNDIFIHKRRPIILEIGFGDGKHLFYTAVRHQSYNYLGVEVYLPGIANIMKQIHDSESTIYNLKIIAHDVVEVLKYMIKDHTLNVVQIFFPDPWPKTCHHKRRILNKSFIILLAKKIIYNGILHIITDCILYAQYIINMLNNMKNFVNISNFFHADMLEYFIKWTKFGCKAAVSKKKIFNLIFQYKN, from the coding sequence ATGAAAAATATTATAACAAATAATTTTATTACACCATCCTATAATAAAAAAGGTATTTTTTTGCGTACAGTACATAGTTTTAAATTACGTATGCGTCCTTTGAATGAAAAAATTATTTACATTTTAAAAAGATATTGGATTGAATTTGGAATAAATTTTCAACATAAATTTATTGATTTGAATGATATTTTTATACATAAAAGACGTCCAATAATATTGGAAATTGGTTTTGGTGATGGTAAGCATTTATTTTATACTGCTGTACGACATCAATCATATAATTATTTAGGTGTTGAAGTGTATCTTCCTGGTATTGCTAATATTATGAAACAAATACATGATTCAGAAAGTACAATATATAACTTAAAAATTATTGCGCATGATGTTGTAGAAGTTTTAAAATATATGATAAAAGATCATACACTTAATGTAGTTCAAATATTTTTTCCTGACCCTTGGCCAAAAACCTGCCATCATAAGAGAAGAATTTTAAATAAATCATTTATAATATTACTTGCAAAAAAAATTATTTATAACGGTATATTACATATTATAACTGATTGTATATTATATGCACAATACATAATAAATATGCTGAATAATATGAAAAATTTTGTTAATATATCGAATTTTTTTCATGCGGATATGTTAGAATATTTTATCAAATGGACAAAATTTGGGTGTAAAGCAGCAGTAAGTAAAAAAAAAATTTTTAATTTGATTTTTCAATATAAAAACTAG
- the ruvX gene encoding Holliday junction resolvase RuvX, with amino-acid sequence MLILSFDFGTKNIGVAIGQNITCTAHALNCIKVKNGIPDWNKIHHLITYWMPELIIVGYPLNMNGSQQKFTKKTITFAKLLKQRFLIDVKLHDERLTTIESKSILYMQGGYKKLKKNNINALSAALILESWLQKNKKFKL; translated from the coding sequence ATGCTTATATTATCATTTGATTTCGGTACAAAAAATATCGGTGTAGCCATTGGTCAAAATATTACATGTACAGCACATGCACTAAACTGTATTAAAGTAAAAAACGGTATTCCTGATTGGAATAAAATTCATCATCTCATTACATACTGGATGCCAGAATTAATTATTGTAGGATATCCGTTAAATATGAACGGATCTCAACAAAAATTTACTAAAAAAACTATTACTTTTGCTAAATTATTAAAACAACGGTTTCTTATTGATGTTAAATTACATGACGAAAGATTAACAACTATAGAATCAAAATCAATTTTATACATGCAAGGCGGATATAAAAAATTAAAAAAAAATAATATAAACGCTTTATCAGCTGCATTAATATTAGAAAGTTGGTTACAAAAAAATAAAAAATTCAAATTATGA
- the aroB gene encoding 3-dehydroquinate synthase: protein MKKIFLQTASHTYPVNIGCNIFNAQNVFHPFQVGDRCVLVTNHTISILWKQKIVKYFLKKKISVDEFILSDGENYKTLNSVHLLLTFLLKKLHDRNSMLVALGGGVIGDITGFAASIYQRGIRFVQIPTTLLSQVDAAIGGKTGVNHELGKNMIGTFWQPESVITDINFLSTLPYKQLISGISEVIKYAISFDDAFFQWLEKNIKKILSLELDSVLYCIQKCCELKINIVSTDEREKSSRLLLNLGHTFGHAIEAYFEYSSWLHGEAVAVGMVMAIQVSKTLGMINTNNAKRMINLIKNADLPIYAPQDMCPESYLKYMVRDKKSYSGNIQLIIPIAIGQLTILKNVKKNIIISAVKACFK from the coding sequence ATAAAAAAAATATTTCTTCAAACTGCTAGTCATACTTATCCAGTAAATATTGGATGTAATATATTTAATGCACAAAATGTTTTTCATCCTTTTCAAGTAGGTGATAGGTGTGTTTTAGTCACTAATCATACTATTTCAATATTATGGAAACAAAAAATAGTAAAGTATTTTTTAAAAAAAAAAATTTCTGTAGATGAATTTATTCTATCTGATGGTGAAAACTATAAAACATTAAATTCTGTTCATTTATTACTAACATTTTTATTAAAAAAGTTACATGATCGTAATTCAATGTTAGTGGCTTTAGGTGGTGGAGTGATAGGTGATATTACAGGGTTTGCTGCATCTATTTATCAAAGGGGTATACGATTTGTGCAGATTCCTACAACATTATTATCACAAGTTGATGCTGCAATTGGTGGTAAAACAGGTGTCAATCATGAACTTGGAAAAAATATGATTGGTACGTTTTGGCAACCTGAATCTGTAATTACTGATATTAATTTTTTATCCACACTTCCATATAAACAATTAATATCTGGTATTTCAGAAGTAATTAAATATGCTATTTCTTTTGATGATGCGTTTTTTCAATGGTTAGAAAAAAATATAAAAAAAATATTATCGTTAGAACTAGATAGTGTATTATATTGTATTCAGAAATGTTGTGAATTAAAAATTAATATTGTAAGTACAGATGAGCGTGAAAAAAGTAGTCGTCTTTTATTGAATTTAGGTCATACATTCGGTCATGCAATTGAAGCATATTTTGAATATTCAAGTTGGTTGCATGGTGAAGCAGTTGCTGTAGGTATGGTTATGGCAATTCAAGTATCAAAAACATTAGGTATGATAAATACTAATAATGCTAAACGTATGATTAATTTAATTAAAAATGCTGATTTACCGATATATGCTCCACAGGATATGTGTCCTGAATCTTATTTGAAATATATGGTGCGTGATAAAAAAAGTTATTCCGGAAATATACAATTAATTATACCAATTGCAATTGGCCAATTAACAATTTTGAAAAATGTTAAGAAAAATATTATTATTTCTGCGGTAAAAGCATGTTTTAAATAA
- a CDS encoding YqgE/AlgH family protein, which translates to MPGIKNPIFQKTVIYICEHTQEGAMGIIINKPLQTLKIKNILQQLNINPSSCLFGPKVKETIIMGGPQAQERGFILHSSKKRFYSSIQISEETVITTSRDILESIAILEEPTNILVALGYCTWDKNQLEHELLNNFWLTSTVNQKILFQTPINKRWISATQNIGIDIYKLSIHFGHA; encoded by the coding sequence ATGCCAGGAATAAAAAATCCAATTTTTCAAAAAACAGTAATATATATTTGTGAACATACTCAAGAAGGAGCAATGGGTATTATAATAAATAAACCATTACAAACATTAAAAATAAAAAATATTTTACAACAATTAAATATTAATCCATCATCATGTCTATTTGGACCTAAAGTGAAAGAGACAATTATTATGGGCGGACCTCAAGCACAAGAACGAGGATTTATATTACATTCTTCAAAAAAAAGATTTTATTCTAGTATTCAAATTTCTGAAGAAACTGTTATTACCACCTCAAGAGATATTCTAGAATCTATTGCGATCCTTGAAGAACCAACAAATATATTAGTTGCATTAGGATATTGTACATGGGATAAAAACCAATTAGAACACGAATTATTAAATAATTTTTGGTTAACTTCTACTGTAAATCAAAAAATATTATTCCAAACACCAATCAATAAAAGATGGATTTCAGCAACGCAAAATATAGGAATTGACATATATAAATTATCCATTCATTTTGGTCATGCATAA
- the rpe gene encoding ribulose-phosphate 3-epimerase — MKKIFIAPSILSADFAKLGKDVKDVLFSGGDIIHFDVMDNHYVPNLTFGPMVLKSLRQYGIQAPIDVHLMVQPVDNLIPLFAKAGADIITFHPEASQNVIGTLSLIKNFGCRAGLAINPDTSLNILSDFMDQIDVILLMSVMPGFAGQKFILPVLKKIYQARKKINQCNARILLEVDGGINLNNVQDIADAGADIFVIGSCIFRSKNYKYTIDMIKNKLHNLHKK; from the coding sequence ATGAAAAAAATTTTTATTGCTCCTTCAATTTTATCAGCAGACTTTGCAAAATTAGGTAAAGACGTAAAAGATGTACTATTTTCGGGTGGTGATATTATTCATTTTGATGTCATGGATAATCATTATGTTCCTAATTTAACTTTCGGGCCTATGGTTTTAAAATCTTTAAGACAATATGGCATTCAAGCGCCTATTGATGTGCATTTAATGGTTCAACCTGTAGATAATTTAATTCCGTTATTTGCTAAAGCAGGGGCTGATATTATTACTTTTCATCCAGAAGCAAGTCAAAATGTTATAGGTACGTTATCTTTAATAAAAAACTTCGGTTGTAGAGCTGGTTTAGCAATTAACCCGGATACATCTTTGAATATTTTATCTGATTTTATGGACCAAATAGATGTCATTTTATTAATGAGTGTTATGCCTGGATTTGCTGGTCAAAAATTTATTTTACCTGTTTTAAAAAAAATTTATCAAGCACGAAAAAAGATTAATCAATGTAATGCGCGTATATTATTAGAAGTTGATGGTGGTATTAATTTAAATAATGTACAAGATATTGCTGATGCAGGTGCTGATATTTTTGTTATCGGATCTTGTATTTTTCGATCTAAAAATTATAAATATACTATTGATATGATAAAAAATAAATTACATAACTTACATAAAAAATAA
- the deoD gene encoding purine-nucleoside phosphorylase yields MITPHINAKKNDFSHRMIMSGDPRRVRYIAENFLERALQVTNVRNMLGYTGYYKNTLVSIMSHGMGIPSASIYVEELIKFYNVTKIIRVGTCGTMQQKIPLKAIIIAMGACTDSSFNRMKFENYDFSAIADFQLLSNVKNCADDMNMQVNIGNFFTTDVFYTRNKVLYNLLNRYNILGVDMETAGIYSIAAEYNIQALSLCFVSDHITLKQNLTSQERESTFHNMIQLALNTLIL; encoded by the coding sequence ATGATTACACCTCACATTAATGCTAAAAAAAATGATTTTTCTCATCGTATGATTATGTCTGGTGATCCTCGTCGTGTAAGGTATATTGCAGAAAATTTTTTGGAACGTGCATTACAGGTAACAAATGTTCGTAATATGTTAGGTTATACAGGATATTATAAAAATACTTTAGTGTCTATTATGAGTCATGGCATGGGGATACCATCTGCAAGTATTTATGTTGAAGAATTAATTAAATTTTATAATGTAACAAAAATCATTCGCGTTGGTACATGTGGTACTATGCAACAAAAAATACCATTAAAGGCTATTATTATCGCAATGGGTGCGTGCACTGATTCAAGCTTTAATCGAATGAAATTTGAAAATTATGATTTTTCAGCAATTGCAGATTTTCAGTTATTATCGAATGTTAAAAATTGCGCTGATGATATGAATATGCAAGTTAATATTGGAAATTTTTTTACTACAGATGTGTTTTATACGCGTAATAAAGTACTTTATAATTTACTCAATAGATATAATATATTAGGCGTAGATATGGAAACAGCTGGTATTTATAGTATTGCCGCTGAATATAATATACAAGCATTATCATTATGTTTTGTATCAGATCATATTACTTTGAAGCAAAATTTAACTTCACAAGAACGAGAATCAACTTTTCATAATATGATTCAACTGGCTTTAAATACATTAATATTATAA
- the aroK gene encoding shikimate kinase AroK, translating to MIEKRNIFLIGPMGAGKSTIGFQLSKHLGMSFYDSDHEIEKRTGVDISWVFDIEGESGFRVREEKVISELTQMNKIVLATGGGSILSKKIRNILSARGVIIYLKVAIEKQLLRTNRSKHRPLLNTTESSEMVLRRLANVRNPLYEEISDITINTNNQHTKSIVNYIVHTLKTI from the coding sequence ATGATTGAAAAAAGAAATATTTTTTTGATAGGGCCGATGGGTGCTGGAAAAAGCACTATTGGTTTTCAATTGTCAAAACACCTGGGTATGTCATTTTATGATTCAGATCATGAAATTGAAAAGCGAACTGGGGTAGACATTAGTTGGGTGTTTGATATAGAAGGTGAATCTGGATTTAGAGTACGTGAAGAAAAGGTTATTAGTGAATTAACTCAAATGAATAAAATTGTACTAGCGACAGGAGGCGGTTCGATTCTTTCTAAAAAAATTAGAAATATTTTATCTGCACGTGGTGTAATAATTTATTTAAAAGTAGCAATTGAAAAACAATTATTACGTACTAACCGATCTAAACATAGGCCGTTATTAAATACCACTGAATCATCGGAAATGGTTTTAAGAAGGTTAGCAAATGTTCGAAATCCTTTATATGAAGAAATATCTGATATTACTATTAATACTAATAATCAACATACAAAATCAATTGTAAATTATATAGTACATACCTTAAAAACAATATAA
- the ssb gene encoding single-stranded DNA-binding protein translates to MARGINKVILIGNLGKNPEIRYMSNGSAVTNITLATSESWKDKNTNSIKEKTEWHKIVLFGKLAEIANKYLYKGSQVYIEGSLQTRKWIDKTGVDRYTTEIIVNMNGKMQMLGNRKLNSINGNDKNNHSIVQDLSANNNKADIDLKNKLLEDDMTGVEFDEELPF, encoded by the coding sequence ATGGCTAGAGGTATTAATAAAGTAATTTTAATTGGTAATTTAGGAAAAAATCCTGAAATACGTTATATGTCTAATGGAAGTGCGGTAACAAATATCACTTTAGCAACTTCAGAAAGTTGGAAAGATAAAAATACAAACTCAATAAAAGAAAAAACTGAATGGCATAAAATTGTTTTATTTGGCAAATTAGCAGAAATTGCAAATAAATACTTATATAAAGGTTCGCAGGTATATATAGAGGGTTCTTTACAAACACGTAAATGGATTGATAAAACTGGAGTAGATCGTTATACAACAGAAATCATAGTTAATATGAATGGTAAAATGCAAATGTTAGGTAATCGTAAATTGAATTCTATAAACGGTAATGATAAAAATAATCATAGTATTGTACAGGATTTATCTGCAAATAATAATAAAGCGGATATTGATTTAAAAAATAAGTTGTTAGAAGATGATATGACGGGAGTAGAATTTGATGAAGAATTACCATTCTAA
- the dnaB gene encoding replicative DNA helicase has product MKKYNFFKKNKVNNHLPYSLEAEQSVLGGLMLDNEKWDIVSNNIIANDFFNTTHQIIFQEMQKLTDLNSPIDLITLSESLEKKNILDQIGKFSYLSEMIKNTPSTENIVAYINIIKEYAILREIIAIGNKITHLGYNTNGKTSAEILDYAESNVLNITQKRLNQDKHPKNIRSMLDKTINVIEKLISSPDNNITGLDTGYADLNKMTLGLQPSDLIIIAARPSMGKTTLSMNICENIAMKYNQPILIFSLEMPGEQIMIRMLSSLSRVYQHHIRTGILTDEDWSRLSSTINILLKKNNIYIDDSAQLTPNEIRSKARKLYRSRGLSLIMIDYLQLIHVPHLSTQRTLEIAEISRSLKSLAKELKIPIIAVSQLNRSLEQRADRKPINSDLRESGSLEQDADLIIFIYRDELYNEKSELKGIAEIIIGKQRNGPNGTIKLIFNGNLCRFDNYYQ; this is encoded by the coding sequence ATGAAAAAATATAATTTTTTTAAAAAAAATAAAGTTAATAATCATCTACCTTATTCATTAGAGGCAGAACAGTCTGTACTAGGTGGACTAATGTTAGATAATGAAAAATGGGATATTGTATCAAATAATATTATTGCAAATGATTTTTTTAATACTACACATCAAATTATTTTTCAAGAAATGCAAAAATTAACCGACCTAAATTCTCCAATAGACTTAATTACGTTATCTGAATCACTTGAAAAAAAAAATATATTAGATCAAATAGGAAAATTCTCTTATTTATCTGAAATGATTAAAAATACTCCTAGTACTGAAAATATTGTTGCATATATTAATATAATTAAAGAATATGCAATATTACGTGAAATTATTGCTATAGGTAATAAAATCACTCATTTAGGATATAATACCAACGGTAAAACTAGTGCAGAAATTTTAGATTACGCAGAATCTAATGTTTTAAACATTACTCAAAAAAGATTAAATCAAGATAAACATCCTAAGAATATACGATCAATGCTAGATAAAACAATAAATGTAATAGAAAAATTAATTAGTTCGCCTGATAACAACATTACGGGATTAGATACAGGATATGCAGATTTAAATAAAATGACATTAGGTTTACAGCCATCTGATTTAATTATTATAGCAGCACGTCCGTCTATGGGAAAAACAACACTGTCAATGAATATTTGTGAAAATATTGCTATGAAATATAATCAACCAATATTAATTTTTAGTTTAGAAATGCCAGGAGAGCAAATCATGATTCGAATGTTATCATCATTATCCCGAGTATATCAACACCACATTCGAACTGGTATACTTACTGATGAAGATTGGTCTCGACTATCAAGTACAATTAATATTTTATTAAAGAAAAATAATATATATATAGACGATTCAGCCCAATTAACACCTAATGAAATACGTTCAAAAGCTAGAAAATTATATAGATCTAGAGGATTAAGTCTAATTATGATTGATTATTTGCAATTAATACATGTTCCACATTTATCTACACAACGTACATTAGAAATTGCTGAAATTTCCAGATCATTAAAATCATTAGCGAAAGAACTAAAAATACCTATTATTGCCGTTTCACAATTAAATCGGTCCTTAGAACAACGAGCAGATAGAAAACCTATTAATTCTGATTTAAGAGAATCTGGATCATTAGAGCAAGATGCAGATTTAATAATATTTATTTATCGAGATGAACTATATAACGAAAAAAGTGAATTAAAAGGCATTGCAGAAATTATTATTGGAAAACAAAGAAACGGTCCTAATGGAACAATAAAATTAATATTCAACGGAAATTTATGTCGATTTGACAATTATTATCAATAA